The Clostridioides difficile genome has a segment encoding these proteins:
- a CDS encoding heavy metal translocating P-type ATPase gives MEANNLIKKEFILGGLNCAHCAEEINNKVSKLQEVKSSNLNFINKKLTVNIENSFDEENTIEKIIEIIDSTEPGLNIQISSKDNKISNKTSIKKEFILGGLNCAHCAEEINNKVSKLKEVESSNLNFVNKKLTVNIISTFEEDTVVNKIKEIIDSTEPGLDIQVESSDKTKSRMVEKSETVSDTNKKELIPLIIGALVYIFGIYQTATGFESQFSNIVFIVAYVIVGGDVLLRALRNITKGRVFDENFLMALATVGALLIGELSEAVGVMLFYKIGEYLQGVAVGKSRKSITSLMQIRPDYANLKVNSEVKVVSPEEVNIGDIIVVKPGEKVPLDGFVIDGVSMLDTSALTGESVLREVEKGDEILSGVINKNALLTIEVTKSFGESTVSKILDLVENSSMKKSKTENFISKFSRYYTPIVVIAALLIAFVPPLVISGEVFSDWLYRGLIFLVVSCPCALVLSIPLSFFSGIGFASKNGILIKGSNYLEALRSVDTVVFDKTGTLTKGVFNVTKLNPVGISEEELLQYAALAEVNSNHPIAKSILSYYSKKIDLNTIDSYEEIAAYGIRVKYNGELILAGNEKLMKKENIFYSPAKEVGTVVYIAVDKMYRGYIVISDEIKEDSKNAIRSLKSIGVKKVVMLTGDNEKVAKNIAQELELDVVYSNLLPNEKVDRLEELYEGRTEKEKIAFVGDGINDAPVLARADVGIAMGGLGSDAAIEAADVVLMTDEPSKISKAIEIANKTNKIVWQNIIFALGVKIIVMALGAGGIATMWEAIFADVGVALIAVLNAMRAMR, from the coding sequence ATGGAAGCAAATAATCTAATTAAAAAGGAATTTATATTAGGAGGATTGAATTGTGCACATTGTGCAGAAGAGATTAACAACAAAGTTTCTAAGTTACAAGAGGTTAAGTCTTCTAATCTAAATTTTATAAATAAAAAACTTACAGTAAATATAGAAAATAGTTTTGATGAAGAAAATACTATAGAAAAGATAATAGAGATAATAGATTCAACGGAACCAGGACTTAATATACAAATAAGCTCTAAAGACAATAAAATATCTAACAAAACATCAATTAAAAAAGAGTTTATACTAGGGGGATTAAATTGTGCACATTGTGCAGAAGAGATTAACAACAAAGTTTCTAAATTAAAAGAAGTTGAATCTTCTAATTTGAATTTTGTAAATAAAAAACTTACAGTAAATATAATAAGTACTTTTGAAGAAGATACTGTTGTAAATAAAATAAAAGAAATAATAGACTCAACAGAACCAGGACTTGATATACAAGTAGAGTCTTCTGATAAGACAAAGTCTAGAATGGTTGAAAAGTCAGAAACTGTTAGCGATACAAATAAAAAAGAATTAATTCCACTTATAATCGGAGCTCTTGTATATATCTTTGGTATATATCAGACAGCAACAGGATTTGAAAGTCAATTTAGCAACATAGTATTTATAGTTGCTTATGTGATAGTAGGTGGAGATGTACTTTTAAGAGCACTAAGAAATATAACAAAAGGAAGAGTATTTGATGAAAACTTCTTAATGGCTCTAGCAACAGTAGGAGCATTATTAATAGGAGAATTATCAGAAGCAGTAGGGGTTATGCTTTTCTATAAAATAGGAGAGTATTTACAAGGTGTTGCAGTTGGAAAGTCTAGAAAGTCTATAACTTCACTTATGCAAATAAGACCAGATTATGCAAATCTAAAGGTTAACTCTGAAGTTAAAGTAGTATCTCCAGAAGAAGTAAATATAGGTGATATAATAGTAGTAAAACCTGGTGAAAAAGTGCCATTAGATGGTTTTGTAATAGATGGAGTATCTATGTTAGACACTTCTGCACTTACAGGAGAGTCTGTGTTAAGGGAAGTTGAAAAAGGGGACGAAATTTTATCAGGTGTTATAAATAAGAATGCTTTACTTACTATTGAAGTTACAAAGAGCTTTGGAGAATCAACAGTTTCAAAAATACTTGACCTTGTTGAAAACTCTAGTATGAAAAAATCAAAAACAGAAAATTTTATATCTAAATTTTCAAGATACTATACTCCAATAGTAGTTATAGCTGCTTTATTGATAGCATTTGTACCACCACTTGTTATCTCAGGGGAAGTATTTAGCGATTGGTTATACAGAGGATTGATATTCTTGGTTGTTTCTTGTCCTTGTGCATTGGTTTTATCAATACCACTTAGTTTCTTTAGTGGTATTGGATTTGCATCTAAAAATGGTATCCTTATTAAGGGAAGTAATTATTTAGAGGCTTTAAGAAGTGTAGATACAGTAGTGTTCGATAAAACAGGTACTCTTACTAAAGGTGTATTTAATGTAACTAAGTTAAATCCTGTTGGAATATCAGAAGAAGAATTATTACAATATGCAGCTCTTGCAGAAGTAAACTCAAATCATCCAATAGCAAAATCTATATTAAGCTACTATAGTAAAAAAATTGATTTAAATACAATAGATAGTTATGAGGAAATAGCAGCCTATGGAATCAGAGTAAAATACAATGGTGAACTTATATTGGCAGGTAATGAGAAACTTATGAAAAAGGAAAATATATTCTATTCACCAGCTAAAGAAGTAGGAACAGTAGTGTATATTGCTGTTGATAAAATGTATAGAGGATATATAGTTATATCTGATGAGATAAAAGAAGATAGTAAAAATGCTATAAGAAGTTTGAAATCAATAGGAGTAAAAAAAGTTGTAATGCTAACTGGAGATAATGAAAAAGTAGCAAAAAACATTGCTCAAGAGTTGGAGTTAGATGTAGTTTACTCTAATTTACTTCCTAATGAAAAGGTAGATAGACTAGAAGAGTTGTATGAAGGTAGAACAGAAAAAGAAAAAATAGCTTTTGTAGGTGATGGAATAAATGATGCACCAGTTTTAGCTAGAGCAGATGTTGGTATAGCAATGGGAGGTTTAGGTTCAGATGCAGCTATTGAAGCAGCAGATGTAGTACTTATGACAGATGAACCAAGTAAGATATCTAAAGCCATTGAAATAGCAAATAAGACTAATAAGATAGTATGGCAAAATATAATATTTGCTCTAGGTGTAAAAATTATAGTTATGGCACTAGGAGCTGGAGGAATAGCTACTATGTGGGAGGCTATATTTGCTGATGTAGGAGTAGCACTTATTGCAGTACTAAATGCTATGAGAGCTATGAGGTAA
- a CDS encoding metalloregulator ArsR/SmtB family transcription factor, with protein MREEINDCSCNIIHEEIVTEAKSTMPDEEMLYDLAELFKVFGDTTRVKILYALFANEMCVCDIASLLNMTHSAISHQLRVLKQARLVKFRRDGKTVYYSLDDSHISQIFDCGLNHIRETYK; from the coding sequence ATGAGAGAAGAGATAAATGATTGTAGTTGTAATATAATACATGAGGAAATAGTAACAGAAGCTAAGTCAACTATGCCAGATGAGGAAATGTTATATGATTTAGCAGAATTATTTAAGGTATTTGGAGATACTACTAGAGTAAAGATATTATATGCATTGTTTGCAAATGAAATGTGTGTATGTGATATAGCAAGTTTATTAAATATGACTCACTCTGCAATATCTCACCAACTTAGAGTATTAAAACAGGCTAGATTAGTAAAATTTAGAAGAGATGGAAAGACAGTATATTACTCATTAGATGATAGCCATATAAGTCAAATATTTGACTGTGGATTAAATCATATTAGAGAGACTTATAAATGA
- a CDS encoding EFR1 family ferrodoxin (N-terminal region resembles flavodoxins. C-terminal ferrodoxin region binds two 4Fe-4S clusters.), which produces MNKICIFYFSGTGMTSYIVNKIKQEFENQHIYVDCIRIENIKMSNIHLTSYDSVGIAYPVHSFNAPKIVLDFVKHLPKTDSMDTFIIHTAGEEHYINYASSNLLIKRLNTKGFKVFYNKLFAMPSNFMIKYDDQKTKELINDADKTIPLTVHNLINRISYLPTSRTSVKFLAFFGRLEWYGARILGKFFYVKDTCTHCGKCANNCPKHNINITKYKVKFNWSCCLCMRCIYNCPEQSVYIHQPFKFIRLDSWYDSNIFTNK; this is translated from the coding sequence TTGAATAAAATATGTATATTTTACTTCTCTGGAACTGGTATGACAAGCTATATTGTAAATAAAATAAAACAAGAGTTTGAAAATCAACACATTTATGTTGATTGCATAAGAATTGAAAATATAAAGATGTCTAATATTCATTTAACATCATATGATTCAGTAGGAATAGCTTATCCAGTACATTCCTTTAATGCACCTAAAATTGTATTAGACTTTGTAAAACACTTGCCAAAAACAGACTCTATGGATACATTCATAATTCATACAGCTGGAGAAGAACATTATATAAATTATGCCTCGTCCAATTTACTAATCAAAAGATTGAATACTAAAGGTTTCAAAGTATTTTATAATAAATTGTTTGCTATGCCATCAAATTTTATGATTAAATATGATGACCAAAAAACAAAAGAACTTATCAATGACGCAGATAAAACAATACCTCTTACTGTACATAATTTAATAAATCGGATTTCATATCTACCAACTAGTAGAACTTCAGTAAAATTTTTAGCTTTCTTTGGTAGATTAGAGTGGTATGGTGCTCGTATTTTAGGTAAGTTTTTCTATGTTAAAGATACTTGTACTCACTGTGGCAAATGTGCCAACAATTGTCCTAAGCATAATATAAATATTACCAAGTATAAAGTTAAATTTAATTGGAGTTGTTGTTTGTGCATGAGATGTATTTATAATTGTCCTGAACAATCAGTCTATATACATCAGCCATTTAAGTTCATCCGTCTTGATAGTTGGTATGATTCTAATATATTTACAAACAAATAA
- a CDS encoding HAD-IB family hydrolase, with product MKNIAAFFDIDGTLYRDSLMVEHFKKLIKYDIIDQKNWYKHARDTFMDWDKRQGNYDDYLLEICNLYVDSLKGLDKTCINFTSDQVIKLKADRVYKYTRSRIDWHLNQGHIVIFISGSPGFLVEKMAKKYNVTDFLGSDYVFENDIFTGTVIPMWDSISKNNAINNFVVKYDLDLLNSYAYGDTNGDINMLKRVGNPIAINPTKELLAQISLNKEISKNVEIIVERKDIIYSLSTDVNMVDI from the coding sequence ATGAAAAATATAGCAGCTTTCTTTGATATAGATGGTACTCTTTATAGAGACTCTCTTATGGTTGAACATTTTAAGAAATTAATTAAATATGATATAATTGACCAAAAAAATTGGTATAAACATGCCAGAGATACATTTATGGATTGGGATAAAAGACAAGGAAACTATGATGATTACCTACTAGAAATATGTAATCTTTATGTTGACTCCTTAAAAGGCTTAGACAAAACTTGCATTAACTTTACAAGTGACCAAGTAATTAAATTAAAAGCAGATAGAGTTTATAAATACACACGTTCAAGGATTGATTGGCATCTAAATCAAGGTCATATAGTTATCTTTATTTCTGGTAGCCCTGGGTTTTTGGTTGAAAAAATGGCTAAAAAATACAATGTAACTGACTTCTTAGGAAGTGATTATGTATTTGAAAATGATATATTTACAGGAACAGTCATACCAATGTGGGATTCTATAAGTAAAAATAATGCTATAAACAATTTTGTTGTAAAATATGATTTAGACTTATTAAACTCATATGCTTATGGCGATACTAATGGTGATATAAATATGTTAAAAAGAGTTGGAAATCCAATAGCAATAAATCCAACGAAAGAACTTTTAGCTCAAATATCACTTAACAAGGAAATTTCTAAAAATGTTGAAATAATAGTAGAAAGAAAAGACATTATCTATTCTTTATCTACAGATGTGAATATGGTAGATATTTAA
- a CDS encoding GNAT family N-acetyltransferase: MNFESDYIDIFAIHTFVVHPDFVKCGVGKKLIDFSVNYVKDLK; this comes from the coding sequence TTGAACTTTGAATCGGATTATATAGATATATTTGCTATACATACATTTGTTGTACATCCAGATTTTGTAAAATGTGGAGTAGGTAAAAAGCTTATTGATTTTTCAGTTAATTATGTTAAAGATTTAAAATAA
- a CDS encoding DUF5685 family protein, which translates to MFGYVKINKMDLTFREYDHYKAYYCGLCKYLKRNHGEISRFSLNYDITFLIILLTSVYKPESTSTEEVCVVSPLKKKKIITNDITEYAASMNVLLTYYKLEDNLMDDKRIKDKLAYYIYKNKLNLAYEKYPEKAEYIKQQLNELNKLEKDKNINIDEVSNVFGNIMGEVFAYKKDENERNLRMIGFNIGKYIYLLDAYEDLDEDFKKGRYNPFIEYIDKNDELKEKVKKIIVTSLGFLARGIDNLNLNLNVGIIENIIYSGVYLRYMNILESRGGKNVQ; encoded by the coding sequence ATGTTTGGATATGTTAAAATAAACAAAATGGATTTAACATTTAGAGAATATGACCACTATAAAGCTTATTATTGTGGGTTATGTAAGTATCTAAAAAGAAATCATGGAGAAATCTCAAGGTTTTCTTTAAACTACGATATAACATTTCTAATTATTCTATTAACTTCAGTATATAAACCAGAGTCTACAAGTACAGAAGAAGTGTGTGTAGTTAGTCCACTTAAGAAAAAAAAGATAATTACAAATGATATTACAGAATATGCAGCAAGTATGAATGTTCTTTTAACGTATTATAAATTAGAAGATAATTTAATGGATGATAAACGCATAAAAGATAAATTAGCATATTATATATATAAAAACAAATTAAACTTAGCATATGAGAAATATCCTGAAAAAGCTGAGTATATAAAGCAACAATTAAATGAATTAAATAAGTTGGAAAAGGACAAAAATATAAATATAGATGAAGTGTCTAATGTCTTTGGAAATATAATGGGAGAAGTATTTGCATATAAAAAAGACGAAAATGAGAGAAACTTAAGAATGATAGGATTTAATATAGGTAAGTATATATACCTACTAGATGCCTATGAAGATTTAGATGAAGATTTTAAGAAAGGAAGATATAATCCTTTTATAGAATATATAGATAAAAATGATGAGTTGAAAGAAAAGGTAAAAAAAATAATTGTAACATCATTAGGTTTTTTGGCTAGAGGAATTGATAATTTAAATCTAAATCTAAATGTTGGAATAATAGAAAATATAATTTATTCTGGTGTTTATTTAAGATATATGAATATATTAGAAAGCAGAGGTGGAAAGAATGTACAGTAA